Proteins encoded by one window of Rhineura floridana isolate rRhiFlo1 chromosome 9, rRhiFlo1.hap2, whole genome shotgun sequence:
- the RBM46 gene encoding probable RNA-binding protein 46 isoform X2: MFSEDATAMNEEHTDGTNGCSKVRTGTQNEAALLALMEKTGYNMVQENGQRKFGGPPPGWEGPPPPRGCEVFVGKIPRDMYEDELVPVFERAGKIYEFRLMMEFSGENRGYAFVMYTTKEEAQLAIRILNNYEIRPGKFIGVCVSLDNCRLFIGAIPKEKKKEEIFDEMKKVTEGVVDVIVYPSATDKTKNRGFAFVEYESHRAAAMARRKLIPGTFQLWGHTIQVDWADPEKEVDEETMQRVKVLYVRNLMISTTEETIKAEFNKFKPGAVERVKKLRDYAFVHFFNRDDAVAAMSVMNGKCIDGASIEVTLAKPVNKESTWRQHLNGQISPNSENLLVFANKEDGHQKSLAKPANLPIRLNGQHSPSPPEIERCTYPFFPGTKLTPISMYSLKSSHFSSAAMQLDYYCNKNNWAPPEYYLYSTTSQDGKVLLVYKIVIPTVANGSQSYFMPDKLCTTVEDAKELAAQFALLHLERVHNLPSLDLCRKIWRN, encoded by the exons ATG ttTTCTGAAGACGCTACAGCAATGAATGAAGAACACACAGATGGAACGAATGGGTGCAGTAAAGTTAGAACTGGTACTCAGAATGAGGCTGCCTTATTGGCTCTTATGGAAAAGACTGGCTACAACATGGTTCAAGAAAATGGACAACGAAAATTTGGTGGACCTCCACCAG gttgggaaggtccaccaccaccccgaggCTGTGAAGTTTTTGTGGGAAAAATTCCCCGTGATATGTATGAAGATGAATTAGTTCCTGTTTTTGAAAGAGCTGGGAAGATCTATGAATTTAGACTGATGATGGAATTTAGTGGTGAGAATCGTGGATATGCATTTGTAATGTATACAACCAAAGAAGAAGCTCAGCTTGCCATTAGGATCCTTAATAATTATGAGATTCGTCCTGGAAAATTTATTGGTGTTTGTGTAAGTTTGGATAACTGCAGACTATTTATTGGAGCTATcccaaaagaaaagaagaaagaagagaTCTTCGATGAAATGAAGAAAGTCACAGAAGGTGTAGTAGATGTTATTGTGTACCCAAGTGCAACTGACAAGACAAAGAATCGTGGTTTTGCCTTCGTAGAATATGAATCCCACAGAGCTGCTGCAATGGCACGAAGAAAATTAATTCCTG GAACATTCCAGTTATGGGGCCATACCATTCAGGTAGATTGGGCAGACCCAGAAAAAGAAGTTGATGAAGAAACCATGCAGAGAGTCAAAGTATTATATGTGAGAAACTTGATGATCTCGACTACAGAAGAAACAATTAAGGCTGAATTTAACAAATTTAAGCCAGGAGCTGTTGAGCGTGTAAAGAAACTTCGAGATTATGCTTTTGTTCATTTTTTCAACCGAGATGATGCAGTTGCTGCTATGTCAGTTATGAATGGGAAATGTATTGATGGAGCTAGCATTGAGGTAACACTGGCCAAGCCAGTCAACAAAGAGAGCACTTGGAGACAACATCTTAATGGTCAAATTAGTCCCAATTCTGAAAATCTTCTCGTCTTTGCAAATAAAGAAGATGGTCATCAAAAATCACTAGCAAAGCCAGCAAATCTCCCAATTCGCCTTAATGGACAGCACAGTCCAAGTCCTCCTGAAATTGAAAGGTGTACTTATCCATTTTTCCCAGGAACAAAGCTTACTCCAATTAGCATGTACTCATTAAAATCTAGTcatttcagttctgcagcaatgcaGTTAGATTATTATTGCAACAAAAATAACTGGGCCCCTCCAGAGTACTACTTGTATTCAACTACAAGTCAAGATGGAAAGGTACTACTAGTGTACAAGATTGTTATTCCTACTGTTGCAAATGGATCCCAGAGTTATTTTATGCCAGACAAACTCTGCACAACCGTAGAAGATGCAAAAGAATTAGCAGCACAATTTGCACTGCTTCACTTGG AAAGGGTACATAACCTCCCCAGTCTGGACCTGTGTAGGAAAATTTGGAGAAACTAA